One Nicotiana tabacum cultivar K326 chromosome 23, ASM71507v2, whole genome shotgun sequence genomic window, tattacttgacgaccgcgtatacttgcgtgagtgtgtttggtcgcaacatgTCTCCTTCAGGGAGAAACGCCATTAACatatgaatattttatatcaaagtGGCAACCACATAGTCATTACATCCTTCAGGGAAATATACATGAGTTGTTATTTTCTTCGGGGTAGTTAATAACAACTAACCATAATATATCAATGTGGTTGTAGTAGAAAATATTCTACAAGAATGATTTTGTCTTAGAAtgatacttaataaaattatccaagatgttttacgtacaACAGGTGCGTGCGACAATGATCTTTAtgccaaaaaaataatatttatatcatCTGTTATTCTAGCTCTTCCGGAGGTGAGTTatggtatttcttcattcactACAGGGAATGAAAATGtacttcaaaaataactttgaataactcattattttatttacgCACAGAAAGACacagtttcataatattttcctactccgggagaaaatttcaattgtgttacttcttcaagaaCAAATTGAAATACGAAAAATTGAGTATATACtctctcaatcatattacctcttctggaggtgaattgtaatatatttacatcaagAGCACGTTCATATTTACgactttattaatattatcatATTCACTTTAGtgaatggattaatatttatcaGAAATTCTCATCCTTCAGAAAATCGAATATAATTATCTGAACGCGCATTATTTACATcaattgtgatgcttcaacctcttttaaaatatttactacttcaggagcaaatcgatgTGTGCATGTAATATAAAGAATATTTCTCtagcttatctttaattgtaaccatagaaagcctaaattatcacttctggtggtcataggcatataccacttctggtggttaacaaacttaagttacaatgagatatatgaaacataaccacttctggtggttgtatatttcttgcaaactctgctggagtttaagtggatctaacaatgttatccactttgtaatcctttattaagataattaggatgaaaacaaataccaaaataggtaCTATATACGTAACATATAATCAAGCAAgtgatgataatgatattaaagTATAAGCAAAAGGCTCAAATTAAATTATGCAAATTTGGCCACACCAGATGTAATTGATATGTATATCACTACTGCCAAGAAGAAAAACTCACcacctcaaggatataatctGCCTTATGATGCTCGTTATGAACAAGATCTAACCATGGACATAAGAGTGTCGCCTTACATCGTAGACGAAcactgaaatagaaattaaattcgaagtaaatgctcaaaatggcagagtctcgtgctgataacgtgttataaaataaatactataaagtagataaactgaagacaagtatagagagaaactgatatattattcaacttcaaattcatgtacataatgaactgaaaactcctctatttatagaagaaaggaagcagctgcgaggctttttcaggaagcagctgcaaggcttttctttagctgcttgtaagctgtctgcatgagctgcttgcaacctgtctgtttaataagaagctgctgcaaatcatttcattgagctgcttgcaacctgcctgcatcagctacttgtagataaactttaacagagtactaaatggataatcttcttcagaaaaattatttatagcggagtaataaatgaacatccacgatataattatttttataacaattaCTAACTACtattataattataatatttgttgttgttattgtcccACCTAACTAGGAAAATTCTCTCATTCACATTATTCTTCACCGGAAACTCTCCCCTctccctccctcccccccccccccaaaaaaaaaaaaaaaatcattactCTCTCTTATAAAGAAGCTTTCATAACATTAGCGAGGGAAACAAATTTACCACAGTCCACATTCAAGAGCTTCCTAGAGAGAGTTCAATCCAAAATTCCTTCACGTGGTTGACAGTCGAGGGGGAGAACTAGCCATAAGCCAGAGTTCTCTGCCTTAATTAAGGTGCATCTCTTATTTTACaattttcatatcattctatttATGCTTATGTGGAGTTTGATACGTGTCGTGATCATGATATTTTATCATCGCGTGTTAGTTAATTACATGATTTGAAGGATCATATTAAACCTTCTGTGTTGTTCTTGAGTGCAATGCTAGTTGTGTTTTAAAAATGAGCAATTAAAGTTTATGTAcagtgtgtttggtatgaattaaatctttttttaagaaaatattttctatcaGAAAGTCATTTTCTTGTGTTTTGTTGCTAGTATTTTTTGAAAGAGCATCATTTTTGTGGGTTAATGTGATATCATGACAGAGAATCTGTATTTAGTTTGATTTTATTCTTCTTTTAGTATGTGTATGCGGATTGAAATGGCAATTTGCCACAGTTCAATAATGCTTAACTGACCCATTACAGATGTTTTTAGTTATAGTTATATGACTCATTTCAGAAGAGATTTTTATGTTAAGACCTAAAAGATCAGTAATATAAGACACAAAAGATCTTTGTATGATCATTTTCATCTATTTGGATTGTAAAGGGTTATTTTGTAACTTTTCCTCGGATTTGCCTTCCGGAGCTGGTGATAAGTAGCATATTTATTATATAATGTATGGAGCAGCCCACCAGTTCTTGGTTGGGGCGTCCCGGGTAATTAGAAAGGTATGCGTTAAAATGAGGGACTTGTTAAATATGTTAGATACTTAGATCTGATTTTGGGTATAAACAATACGATTAGTCCGCAGTTTATATTCCGCAATAGCCCTGCGCATGTGTTAGGTTGCATTGGTGAAATCTATCTACTGTATTTTCAGTGTGTATATGGTGGACTGAGATTGGGCGGTAAAAAAATGTGGGGTGGTAATCAATACTTTGAGAGGTTATTGGTGGAACAATAGCTTGAATATATATGCAGAATTATAGATAACTTCTTGTCGGATTGATTATTTGTTAATTATCACCACTAATCGCATTTGCAGTTTATTACAAAATCACTAATGGATTTTCTAACATGCTACGTTGCTAAGTTCTAGCAAAACTTGAGAAATAGCATTGATGTGACACATATCAATTGCAACAACTACTACGCATCAATCCCTGCCAAGTTAGAGTCCATTATATGAATTTTCATTGTCTGTATCAGTCCACTTAAATTCGTCTTAATCCAATATTAAATAGGATAAAACTAAAAAAGCTCTAGAATTTTAAAAATTCTCTACTATCATAGTATAAGTTTCTGACAAAACTATAAGAATCCTAGTAAGCTCACTAACGAGACTGTGAAACACGTCAATTGTTAAAACAATGACAACTTTTATTGCACGCGATACAATAATTCAATGTTAGTGTTTGCCATATTTGTCATTTTAAGTTTCTACCTTGTccaaattgattcatttgcttATCTGGAGATCCTTTACTGCAGAAGTATAGAGAGAGATGGCTGCCTATGTTGCATTGACTTCTCTAATGGGAACAATAGAACAGCTTCAGCTTTTGAAATCAAACTTAGATCTATTGGACACTCATGTGAAAAGTTTGAATTTACTCTACGAGGAGGTTGATTCTATGCAAGAGCTTCTTGATAATTCTGATGGTGAACAAACGGAGAATTTGCAGGCAAAAGTCAGACACATAGCAAATGAAGCAGAAGATGAAGTTGAATCACAGATGAAGGTGGTAATGGACGAACAACATGACGGACTCCATCAAGAGAAAGCCCTGGAGAGTCTTTTTGAGATCTTACAGCGAGCTATTGTAAACGTTGATTCCCTCAAGGAAGAACTCATCAAGCACAGTCAGAATAACAATTTGCAAGCTGGAAATTCCTCGGTTGGTGACTCAAGTTCACCACGATTGCATGCTCCAACCCTTGAGAACGATATGGTGGGGTACAACATTGAACAAGCAAACATGCTGAGTCAACTTACTAGAGACTCGCCTGAACTGGAAGTCATCTCTGTTACTGGTATGGGCGGCATTGGTaagtcaacttttgccaaaaagctGTTTTCTCATACCTCGGTTTTGAGCTTCTTTGACATCCGTGGATGGGTTACTGTATCTGAGGACTATAGTTATAGAAAGATGCTTTTAGGCCTCCTTAAAGATGCAAATATCGGGAAGGAAGAAGATCTTGATAAGAAAAGCGATTCAGATTTAGCCGTTTGCTTGAAACAAAGTTTAATGGGTCGAAGGTATTTGATTGTTGTGGATGACATATGGAGCAAAAACGCTTGGGATGAGATTAGACTGTGTCTTCCAGACGATGGTAAAAGAAGTCGGGTACTGTTGACTACTCGAGACGTTGAGGTTGCTCAATATGCTAGCTCTCCGAAGGATCCTTTCAGGATGCATTTACTTGACCAAGAGGACAGTTGGAATTTGTTTTACCAAAAAGCATTTGTAGAAAAAGGTTTTGCGATTGAATTTGAGGATGTCGGAAAGGAGGTTGCCAAAAACTGCAATGGTTTACCACTTATGATTGCTGTGGTTGCCAAGGTTCTCTCCAGCAAGAGGACACTGGACGAGTGGAAAAAAGTAGCTGAAAGTGTGAGCTCATTAGCAGAAGTTGATGCTTATCAACAATGCTCCGGAGTGCTTGCTTTAAGCTACAATCATCTTTCTTCTTATCTGAAAGGCTGCTTTCTGTATTTTGGACTTTTTCCAAAGGCTAGTGAAATTTCTATGGAAAAGTTGATTAGATTATGGATTGCGGAAGGGCTCCTAAAGGTAAAGGGAATGGAGGGATTGGAAGAAGTGACTGCTAGTCATTTAGACTATCTTATTTATAAAAGTCTTGTTATAGTTAGCAAGCGAAGTTTGGATGGTAAAATCATGACATGTATGATTCATGATCTTGTTCATGATTTCTTGTTGAGAGAATCCGACAGCCAGAGTCTTTTGTGTGTTGAAACTACCAAAACTAAAGGACTCGGATGGGTTTCTCCTCAAGGTTGTAGGTGGGTATCAAAACAAATTCGTCCGGGTTATGGTCGCCATCAATTCCATGATCCTTCTTATAGCAAATTACGTTCCTTTTCTATCCACCAATCTGGTCTGTTCCTTGATATAGAAAGCTTTCCGTTCAAACTTCTTAGGGTATTGGACTTGGAGTATTTTACAAATATCCGTTTTCCCGAAGCTATACTAGACCTAGTTCTTTTAAGGTATTTGGCATTGAAGATTAGGAAGTCTGGAAAATTACCAATTTCTAAACTTCTGAATTTACAAACTCTCACTGTTCGTCCACATCCAATATACACTAGTTTATGGAAAATGTACTCCTTACCAAATGGAATTTGGAAATTATCTCAGTTAAGGCATCTCCATTGTTGGTGTATGTATTTGGCCTCTCCTCAGACGACATCAGAAAATGAGGTGAAGAACTTGGTTTTGGAAAACTTACAAACTGTTTCTGGGTTGAGACCTTCTTGTTGCACCAAGGAAATATTTGAAGGGATTAAGAAAGTGAAGAAATTGGAAATTGCTGGCAAAGCAGAGGAATTTCATAGTGAAAAGGGATGGCATAATAATCTTAAATATTTAGAAGAGCTCGAAGCACTAAATGTTGAAGTTCTGCCCTATAGTGACTTTGAGCCATGTTTAATAAATCTAAGTCCAGGTTCTTTCCCACCAAATCTCAAGAAGTTAACACTTAGCGGTACTTGTATTCCATGGAACTGCATGAACATTTTTAGCAAGTTGCCCAATCTCGAGGTGCTCGAATTGAAGGAGGATGCCTTCTCAGGCGATGAGTGGGAAATAACAGAGATGGGATTCCCTAAATTGAAGTTTTTACTCCTTGAGTATTTGTTTCTTAAATATTGGACAGCCACCGATGATTATTTCCAATGCCTTGAGCGTGTATACATCAGAGATTGCGTATACTTACAAGAGATCCCAGAAGGATTTGCAGATAGTGTGACGCTGCAGCTAATTGAGTTACATAATTGTCGTCATCCTCTTGTGACTTTTGCGGAGCAGATCCAGGAAAAGCATGAGGAATTGGGAAACAACATGCTTAAAGTTTACGCCTTTGATTCAAGTAAGTAAATCATCAACAATGAACTTTCAATATCCATTAAATATTTTGACTTCTGATCATGAACTGTGTTGAATCATTAGGTAAGAATTAACCTATTGATTGCAATAGGATTTCTTCTGCATAACTACTAAATAGGAGTATGTTGACGACTGTGATAAATAGTTTGTTACATTCGTTGCATGTGATTGTTTTACGGCCTTTTAATTGTGATATACAGGGTCAGTGAAAGGATTTAGAAAAATCATTGCACAATGTacacaaatatttatttatatttaggaAAATGGCTCTATAAAACTATTTCAGGTTTGGTCTATATCAATGCAGTAATTGAGTCATTTTATGTcgtgtttattttatttcattagtTGAGCTCATAAAATCCGTGTACAGCATGCTTATGTCCATCTTCTGAATTTGGCCATTCCTTCAATCCTATCAAAAATTCACTTACATGAGGGCTTTGTAATGTTCGTTGTTTGTTGTTGCTGTAGTTTTCTTTAGTACTCTTTtgtgtgtgtacaaaattttgaGGGGGAAAAGAGTCATGGTAGTTTGCTCTTGCTATTATTTGCTAATTCCTTCCTGATATAAGAGGAACACTAAAAATCACTGTTCATTGAGTAGACAAACATGTTAAGGTGAACTACAAATAATATTAGGTCTCTCAACGTGAATTTGATTCCTCGGTTAATTTTGTTTGATTCTTTAGACCGTGTGTTTTATTGTACATGGTGTACTTTTCAGTTCTACAATGGAAGAAAGAGCCCTGAATCAAATAATAGGTAGATTTGGTGATAGAAATATGTTAGGAACAGCAAACCTTTGGGAAGGTGCCTTGCTTAGAGAACCATATCTTTATCTATTTTCTACTACTTGTATACCAGGGCTTCCCCACAACATCAAAAGAATTATCACTTTAACCTCTTGAAAAGGTGGCCATGAATTGTTGCCAAAAAGAAAAGTCCTCCTACATCAATGATAAGGAGGGGAGATCATATTTTAACAATTGTCATTTGGTTGAAATTAAATATGTTGAATCATATAAGCTAATGTCGATATGTGTTGCTTATAAAGAAAAGGGCTATGAACTCTAATTTCTCGCTGTTTTCACTTTACGTTTACTCGAGGGCCATCTTGGAGATTTTTCTTTAATAGGTTAGATTCAGAAAGCCTGGCCTTTGAGAAGAAGCGGAGAAAGATTCAAGGAACATGCAGATGAAGATACAGAGGAGATGTAATTTATGCCTGCTATATGCTTTGTGTTCTCTTTGCTGCTTTTTCTTTAAAACTTTCATGTCATTTCTCTAGCAAGAAATGTGGTGATGTTTTGCTCAAAACTTCTCAGAGATCAAAATGTGCTCTTGTAATAATGTGTGGGATTCATATTCATATTTAGCATGTCTGAACGGGTATTTAGAGATCATTCCGACAATGTTTTGTTGTTTTCAAATGTTATATCAATAGTCTGCTGGAGTTATTTATGTCTTTCCTAATAGGTTCATTTGAGTCAGACATATGCAAATATACTTGCCCTTTTTCAAAGTGTTCTTGTTTCCAATCCCAAGTCTGGGCGGAGGAGGAAGGTTGAGGTTGGTTGACAACTAGTAtaaactactccattttgtttcAATTTAAATAACACATTTCGCTTATTGAGAGTCAACTTGACtaaattttaaagctaaattgaatTAGTTCAacttagtattttaaaattaaaatttagatattcaaCAATTGTACGAAAAGTACTATAAGTTGTAATTTTTCTTATGTCAATATGATAAAAaagatattttaaaatattagtcAAATTTCATACAGTTTGACTCTCGATAAGCGAAATGTATCATTTAAATTGAAAAAGAGGGAGTagttattttatgatgattttctAATGATACAAAGTATACTCAGACGTGTCCACCTAGATATGTGTTACATCGACAtcctatgtcacgacccaaattaacgctccgtaaggtgtcgtgatggcacctagtctttacaactaggtaagcctaatattgcggaaaatataaagaaaacacaacattttaaagataaacaacatatttttaaatagccaagagtagtaccactcgacatatacaaaataattttccaagacccggaatatcactaagtcacaagctgctataatctatgtagctttatacaaaagtctgaagataataaagaaagtatctaggcgagggagtagaaggggactccgaagatctgcggacgcaagcagaaataccttgaagtctcctagaatcagcaacaCGCAttaaccccaaggctgatagctcgtacctgaatctgcacacgaaaacatgtgcaggaaagggcatgagtacaccacaatggtacccagtaagtgccaagcctaacgaTCGAGTAGTGataaggtcaggtcaaggccctaccggagtaaatataataaattaaacagtaaaagatataagtaaactTTACGGTAACACggttaaagaaattctcaaaaatttaacagttaagggagccctcggctcagaacaaggtaaacacagtgggaaatctctcgggataccgtcccgtagtttcaaatgaatatgcagtacatgggggatctcccggaatatgtccgtagtcccaaagtaaatatgcagtgctgggggatctcccggaatacgtccgtagtcctaaagtaaatatgcagtacagggggatctcccggaatacgtccgtagtcccaatttaaatatgcagtataaggggatctcccagaatacgtccgtagtcccaatttaaatatgcaacgcaagatgaaatggcaggtatggcatcgagttttacagtttatactggacacagataaggcaaataagaacttaactaaacatgacgcacagaatgtcaattaggcagttaaaacacgtaagcatgcttctctactCTAAGTTTCACAATTtaacgtattagtgcaatttaataaggaaaaaataatttatgatttagaaaggaaaaacggaatttttgcaataatagacCGTGTACGTACTagtcaccttacgtacacggcacccacacaccaaataatatcaagatatcctaagggggaagtccccaacacacggttaggcaagccacttacctcgaaccgctcaaatcaactcgatatcatgTTCTTGCATCGAGTATACGACTCCAAATGGCCAGAATCTATTCAGaatagtacaataccatcaatacgcgctaatggaatgaatcccacaagaaaaactacaaaaattaggccaaaacccgacccccgggcccacgtctcgaaatccgacaaaattcacgaaactagaaagttcattcactcacgagtctaaccatatcaaattcactaaaatccgacaccaaatggtcctccaatccacaattcaaacttccaaatccctagcctccaacttccaatttccaccttaaatacacattaactaggtggaaaaatacatggaaagacaagattattgaccaaaaataagcacaaggaacttacctcaagaaatgcctcgaaaatgctctcaaaaattgccctaacccgagtttgcaaagccaaaaatgataaaaatcgcgaagcccttcggttttaatcactgcccaggtatttccgcacctgcggaacctgggctcgacctacgggtgcgcttgtgcggaaaacgtgcgcatctgcgcaactcacttgccccctctgccttcgcacctgcgacgaaagggccgcacctgcgcacttGTGCCTGCGGACATCCCTTTCGCTTCTGCGCATCTTGCGCATTTGCGAACAACCTTgtgcatttgcgggcatcgcagatgcggaacttcctcgcacctgcgaccccaggacAACTCTCGACTTCTCGCATCTGTGCTTCCATCTCCGCATGTGCGGCtcgcgcacctgcggtctcttttccgcaggtgcgaaacaccagaaccagtaaAGGCACCAGATTTCTCCTAAGTCCAAGTTCCTTcccgttaagcatccaaaacacatccgaggcccccgggacctcaaacaaacataccaaccaatcctaaaacaccatacgaacttagtcgagcctttacaccacgtcgaacaacaccaaaatcaggAATTaagcacagattcaagcctaagaatttaaagttttccaaattctacaaacgacgccgaaccacatcaaatctagtccgaatgacttcaaattttacacacaggtcacaaatgacattacgaacctacagccattttcggaattccattccgagctcgatatcaaaatttccactatcgcccgaaatcgccgaaaaattaacttttgccaattcaagcctaaatctactacagaccccCAAAACACATTCTGGACGTGTTCttaaaccccaaaatcactcaacggagctaatggagtcgacggaattccattccggatccgtcttcatacagtttcgactacggtccaaactctaaggcttaaactcaccactagggactaagtttcccaaaactctctgaatttcataaccaatcactccggcaagtcCCAATAGCGGAAACAAACGTGGGGAAAACagttattaggggatcggggctctaattctcaaaacgaccgaccgggtcgttacatcctccccctcttaaaataatcgttcgtcctcgaactagTATAAGGACATACccgaaactgtgaaaagatgagggtactggctgcgcatatcctgctcagtctcccaagtcgcctcctcgaccgactgacccctccaccggacctttactgaagcaatattctttgacctgaactttctgacctgcctgtccaaaatggctactggctcctcaacataagatagatccttgtccaactggactgagctgaaatccaatacatgagtcagatcaccgtgatacttccggagcatagacacgtggaatatcgggtgaactcctgctcggctgggaggcaaggcaagctcataagcaacctccccaacacgccgcaatatctcaaaaggaccaatgaacctcgggctcagcttgcccttcttcccgaacctcatgacgctcttcataggcgatacccgaagcaagacctgctcaccaaccataaatgccaagtcacgaaccttccggtccgcataactcttctgcctggactgggctgtgcgaagtctctcctgaatcacctttaccttatccagggcatcctggaccaagtctgtacccaacagttgggcctcgcccggctcaaaccatcccactggggaccggcactgcctaccatacaaagcctcatatggtgccatctgaatgatggactgataactgttgttgtaggcaaactctgcaagtggcaagtattggtcccatgactctccgaactccatcacataggcacggagcatatcctccagagtctgaatcgtgcgctcggactaccggtccgtctgagggtgaaaggctgtgctcaATTCCACCCTAGTACCTAACtcctgctgtacggctctccaaaaccgtgatgtgaactgtgtacctctgtctgaaatgatggatactggaataccatgaaggcggacaatctctctgatataaatctcagccaacctctcagaagaataagtggtcaacactggaataaaatgagctgacttggtcagccgatccacgatcacccaaatagcatcgaactttctcaaagtccaaggaagtccaaccacaaagtccatggtgatccgctcccacttccactctgggatctctaacctctgaagtaatccacctggtctctgatgctcatatttaacctgctgacagttgagacacttggccacaaacccaactatatcctttttcattcttctctaccaatagtgctgcctcaagtcctggtac contains:
- the LOC107776816 gene encoding putative late blight resistance protein homolog R1A-3 isoform X2 gives rise to the protein MAAYVALTSLMGTIEQLQLLKSNLDLLDTHVKSLNLLYEEVDSMQELLDNSDGEQTENLQAKVRHIANEAEDEVESQMKVVMDEQHDGLHQEKALESLFEILQRAIVNVDSLKEELIKHSQNNNLQAGNSSVGDSSSPRLHAPTLENDMVGYNIEQANMLSQLTRDSPELEVISVTGMGGIGKSTFAKKLFSHTSVLSFFDIRGWVTVSEDYSYRKMLLGLLKDANIGKEEDLDKKSDSDLAVCLKQSLMGRRYLIVVDDIWSKNAWDEIRLCLPDDGKRSRVLLTTRDVEVAQYASSPKDPFRMHLLDQEDSWNLFYQKAFVEKGFAIEFEDVGKEVAKNCNGLPLMIAVVAKVLSSKRTLDEWKKVAESVSSLAEVDAYQQCSGVLALSYNHLSSYLKGCFLYFGLFPKASEISMEKLIRLWIAEGLLKVKGMEGLEEVTASHLDYLIYKSLVIVSKRSLDGKIMTCMIHDLVHDFLLRESDSQSLLCVETTKTKGLGWVSPQGCRWVSKQIRPGYGRHQFHDPSYSKLRSFSIHQSGLFLDIESFPFKLLRVLDLEYFTNIRFPEAILDLVLLRYLALKIRKSGKLPISKLLNLQTLTVRPHPIYTSLWKMYSLPNGIWKLSQLRHLHCWCMYLASPQTTSENEVKNLVLENLQTVSGLRPSCCTKEIFEGIKKVKKLEIAGKAEEFHSEKGWHNNLKYLEELEALNVEVLPYSDFEPCLINLSPGSFPPNLKKLTLSGTCIPWNCMNIFSKLPNLEVLELKEDAFSGDEWEITEMGFPKLKFLLLEYLFLKYWTATDDYFQCLERVYIRDCVYLQEIPEGFADSVTLQLIELHNCRHPLVTFAEQIQEKHEELGNNMLKVYAFDSS
- the LOC107776816 gene encoding putative late blight resistance protein homolog R1A-3 isoform X1, encoding MAAYVALTSLMGTIEQLQLLKSNLDLLDTHVKSLNLLYEEVDSMQELLDNSDGEQTENLQAKVRHIANEAEDEVESQMKVVMDEQHDGLHQEKALESLFEILQRAIVNVDSLKEELIKHSQNNNLQAGNSSVGDSSSPRLHAPTLENDMVGYNIEQANMLSQLTRDSPELEVISVTGMGGIGKSTFAKKLFSHTSVLSFFDIRGWVTVSEDYSYRKMLLGLLKDANIGKEEDLDKKSDSDLAVCLKQSLMGRRYLIVVDDIWSKNAWDEIRLCLPDDGKRSRVLLTTRDVEVAQYASSPKDPFRMHLLDQEDSWNLFYQKAFVEKGFAIEFEDVGKEVAKNCNGLPLMIAVVAKVLSSKRTLDEWKKVAESVSSLAEVDAYQQCSGVLALSYNHLSSYLKGCFLYFGLFPKASEISMEKLIRLWIAEGLLKVKGMEGLEEVTASHLDYLIYKSLVIVSKRSLDGKIMTCMIHDLVHDFLLRESDSQSLLCVETTKTKGLGWVSPQGCRWVSKQIRPGYGRHQFHDPSYSKLRSFSIHQSGLFLDIESFPFKLLRVLDLEYFTNIRFPEAILDLVLLRYLALKIRKSGKLPISKLLNLQTLTVRPHPIYTSLWKMYSLPNGIWKLSQLRHLHCWCMYLASPQTTSENEVKNLVLENLQTVSGLRPSCCTKEIFEGIKKVKKLEIAGKAEEFHSEKGWHNNLKYLEELEALNVEVLPYSDFEPCLINLSPGSFPPNLKKLTLSGTCIPWNCMNIFSKLPNLEVLELKEDAFSGDEWEITEMGFPKLKFLLLEYLFLKYWTATDDYFQCLERVYIRDCVYLQEIPEGFADSVTLQLIELHNCRHPLVTFAEQIQEKHEELGNNMLKVYAFDSRPSWRFFFNRLDSESLAFEKKRRKIQGTCR